The Candidatus Mancarchaeum acidiphilum sequence CCTGCAAACAGCATCAGGTATATTCCGGCTCCCGGAATCGCAACGGCTGCTACCGGCTCGCCGCTTATGCTTATGAGATTTGAGAACATGTAAAGGGATGCGATTCCCAGCGCAAAAGAGACAAATGAAGATATAGCGGCGATTATGGATGCCTTCTTTGTGAATAGTGCTATGAAAGCTATAACTATTGATATCAATATGAATATGAATGATGCCTCGCCGTAGTTGACGAATGCCACTTCAACAGGCGTTGAGGTTGCGTTCAGTGGGGTTTGCCCTGTGAAAATTATGCGGCCGAATCCCATGTAGGACACCCCTTCCGATACTCCAAACTCTATTGGCTGTGTTCTTAGGATATTTGAGAATAATGCTATGACTATTACTGCCAACACGATTATGATTATAGTGCCCCATATTATACTTGGCTTCTCAAAAGCTTCCTTTTTCTGCATTTCAAAACCCGTTAGCGTATGCCATTATTAGATTGTTATTTTAATCAAAGATTTATAATACTTGTTGAACAATAATTCCAGCTCCTTGCAGATCTCCTCAATCTTTAAATCCATCTCGGCAATTTTTCCATCGTTCTCCTTTGCCTGCTCTTTCCTTGCATGTTTGTCTTCTTCTATGCTTTTCTCGGTACTTACGCCAATCCTTGCTTCATTCAAAGAACCCTGCAATTCAGACAGCTCTTCTTTGACCTTCATCAGATTCTTTATCCTATCGGCAAGGCCTGCATTGACAACCTCTTCTATCTGCTCTACGAAGGACTCCTTCTTCTTCACCTCTATCCTTCCTTTCATAACCATATCCTTCAGGGAATTGAGCTCTTTTAGGAACAGGCTGTAATTTCCAGGATCTGAAAGAATATAGGGATTGTCCAAGAAATCAGACAGGCTTATCTTTTCTCCTGATATATAATCGTATTTTCTGGCAAGCCTTTTAAGCGGATACAAAATCGCGGTTATCTTGGAATTCTCACCGGAAATCCTGTCTTGGAGCACTACTATTTCGTTGCTCTTCTCGGATATCTCTGAATTCAGCTCTTTTATTGAATTTTCTTTTACTTCTGCCATCTCTACTTCCCTCACTTCCTCCTTTATCTTTGCGTTCTCTTCCATTAAGTATTCCTTGTCGGATATGAGCTGCAGCAGTGCATCTATCTTGTCCCTTATCTCTATGTACCTGTCATATTCATTGGATTTCGACTTTATCACATTCTTGAGGTCGTTAATCCTTTTCTCTATGTTGGAGTACACCTTCTTGAAGCTGTCTATGTCCTTTGCGTATCCTATAACGACGGGCCTGAATTTTGCGTTGTGCTTTAATATTGAGTCCAGCATGCCGGAATAGAAGTGCTCCTTCAGCAGCAGATTGTAGTATGCGTCCCTTCCGTCTTCCTCCTCAAAGCTTCTGTCTAAAATGCGCTCCAGCCTCTTGCAGTAGTTCTCTTTCTGGGACTTTACAAATTCAATGCTGTAATTAGGTATGTACTCCATCTCCGGATCTGATCGGGAATTTGAGAAATTGGCAATCGATTCTTTGAAACCTGCGATTCCGCTGATTATCGATGCTTCTGCTGCATCCGCCTGCTTTTCCATGGGGCTTATCAGTGTGTAAAACATCTTCAGGTTATAGCTTTCGAGATCATCGGGCTTTATTTCCATATTGGCAGGCTTCCTAAAAAACATCTTCAGCACTCATAGAAGTTTTGATTCCGGCCCAACTTCCGCCGCGACCTATTTTGTAGGAAATCGCAGGCTTGGGCTTTGCAAAACTTATATCACAAGTTATATTGGTATTTCATCAATACTTAAATCTTTTTCTATTTATATATATAATGTGATAAATATGGTGTCGAAGAAAACATCGAGTCTCAAGATGAACCATAATGGTTTTAAAGTGCGCGGAGATTTATTTGCCCTGGAATTCATAGGGAGCTTGTTCTACCTGTATTTGATATACTTGATAGGAGCAAATGTAATGCCCGTAAGCACACTTCTCAGTACTGGAAGCGCAAGTTTCTGGCTGGCGGTATTGCCTGCAGTCGCGGTAGTGGCAGGAGTAGCATTATTCTTCCATAGCTTCACATACCTGTTTGGGGGATACAACAAGATTTCAACCCTTAAGCTGGCTACGGTAGCAGGATTCGCATTCTTCGCACTCACAATAGGGGTGGCAGGAGGATATTTTGTAGTAGCTCTGATAGGTTTCATACTTACAGAGGTTGCTGCATACATGGTGCACGTAGAAAAGGACAAGGAGTGATTTAGCTCCTTTTGTTTTTTTGTTTTCTCATTCTCTAAGGTTGATTACAGGTATTTCCATCTCATCCTGCAGCAGCGCTCCATGATGGCCCTTATGTCCAGAATAGTTGCCCTTGTACCTGTAAACGTATACGCTATTGTCCAAAGGCACGCCTATGAATTCCGATGAATTGCTGCTGGGCTTTTCCCCTTTCAATCCAAGCAGCCCTTTGCTTATTATCTCATCCTCATCAAATATCCTGAAGTCATTGAACTTATTTACAAGCTTTCCCTTTAGGTCTTCGTGTGATTTCATGAATACTGCACGTGCATCTCCGTAAGGAGGGGAGTCAAGCATTCCTATGACATCTTTCTGCTGGTCTAGGAATACGGCCTTTGAAACCTCAATAAAACCGTGGTCCGCAGTAATTACTATATCGTATTTGCTTGAATAGCTGGAAAATGTGCTTACAACGGTATTGTATATGTACCTTGCCGCTTCCATAGTTGGCTCTGCGTAAGGGCCATACTTGTGCGCGAGCGAGTCTACAAATGGCAGGTACAATGACACGAATGTGCAGTCCTTTTCCAATGCCTCTTTTGCCAAGTATACCGAATCCCAGAATGTTTTGAACTCCGAAGGCTTTGAAATTCCATACAGCATCTTTGTCATGCTGCTGCTTGATATTGATTCGGGCACTATCGCTTCCGTTCTCCTCCCTTTGTCCCTGAGTTCCCTGCCTATGCTTTTTACACCGAACATGGAGCTCATGTCCAATCCGCTTATCCTCTTTATAAGGTTGGGATCCGATACTTCCGGAAGCGTGTAATTCAATGTCTGGATTATTCCATATTCCTTTGTGTAGGTTGTGTATCCAAGTACTCCATGCTCCGCGGGAGTTGATACAGTATTCAGGGAGGTTAGTGCGGTAGAAGTTGTTGAGGGGAATACAGTGGAAAACTTTTCGGCGCCTTCTGTTGGTATCCCGGCGGCCTTCATTATGTTATAGCCAAATCCGTCAATGAGGATTAACAGCACTTTGCCTTTGTCCAAGTTGATTGATTCCGAAGGTATCGCGTCCTCCCTGTTTATTCCCAAATCCTCAGCTATCGATGCGGCTAAGTTATATAGGTTGCCCTTTTCATAATCTGGAAACAAAAGCTTCTTTTCTTGAGATGCTACATCCAAATAAACACCCGGAAATGCATGTCCTGGCGTACTGCCAAAATGCGGCTGCGGAATGCTGTTTCCTGTTTAACCTTTTATGTCAATAATTATATTGGTTTGTTTTGGTGCGGACACGAAGCTTGCAAAATGCGGGATTAAATTTTACTTCACTATAATTTGTTATCCAAACGTAATAAAAATTATCCTCTCCTCTAATTATTTGTGATACAATGAAGATAGCAATCGCACATGACAAGGATAAAAATATAGTGCCCCTTCAGGATGCCGAGTCCATCGCAATATACAACGACGAGGACCACAGCATTGAAGAACACGACAATGAGGGATTTGGAAGCAAAGAGGCGACTATGGGAAGCATACTTAGGCTGGAGCCGGATGCGGTGGCTGTAAAAGAGGGGATCTTGTGCCCTGGATCATACATGATGTCGCAGGGAATGATAAAGTACCTTGTTGTAAAAGGCAACAC is a genomic window containing:
- a CDS encoding coiled-coil domain-containing protein, with the protein product MFFRKPANMEIKPDDLESYNLKMFYTLISPMEKQADAAEASIISGIAGFKESIANFSNSRSDPEMEYIPNYSIEFVKSQKENYCKRLERILDRSFEEEDGRDAYYNLLLKEHFYSGMLDSILKHNAKFRPVVIGYAKDIDSFKKVYSNIEKRINDLKNVIKSKSNEYDRYIEIRDKIDALLQLISDKEYLMEENAKIKEEVREVEMAEVKENSIKELNSEISEKSNEIVVLQDRISGENSKITAILYPLKRLARKYDYISGEKISLSDFLDNPYILSDPGNYSLFLKELNSLKDMVMKGRIEVKKKESFVEQIEEVVNAGLADRIKNLMKVKEELSELQGSLNEARIGVSTEKSIEEDKHARKEQAKENDGKIAEMDLKIEEICKELELLFNKYYKSLIKITI
- a CDS encoding alkaline phosphatase family protein encodes the protein MDVASQEKKLLFPDYEKGNLYNLAASIAEDLGINREDAIPSESINLDKGKVLLILIDGFGYNIMKAAGIPTEGAEKFSTVFPSTTSTALTSLNTVSTPAEHGVLGYTTYTKEYGIIQTLNYTLPEVSDPNLIKRISGLDMSSMFGVKSIGRELRDKGRRTEAIVPESISSSSMTKMLYGISKPSEFKTFWDSVYLAKEALEKDCTFVSLYLPFVDSLAHKYGPYAEPTMEAARYIYNTVVSTFSSYSSKYDIVITADHGFIEVSKAVFLDQQKDVIGMLDSPPYGDARAVFMKSHEDLKGKLVNKFNDFRIFDEDEIISKGLLGLKGEKPSSNSSEFIGVPLDNSVYVYRYKGNYSGHKGHHGALLQDEMEIPVINLRE